One Owenweeksia hongkongensis DSM 17368 genomic region harbors:
- a CDS encoding FAD/NAD(P)-binding protein, whose translation MKKIALIGGGPAALFMFKRLVQSPLKNIEVSIFEQHEKLGAGMPYSRYGSSKEHITNVSDNEIPELKAPIKDWLSHAPTEMRIDYSISEKEFNEDKVLPRLLFGEYLSSQFDLFLAEARKNKLPTNVFYNTRVTDVEDVQTKKQVKVSVESGETFIFDEVIICTGHSWPCKAEGSITNWFDSPYPPQKLFKKANFPIAIKGASLTAIDAVRTLSRANGCFTKNSDDTYSFKLNPESAGFHITLHAIDGLLPAMRFHLEDNHLEPAHVLSHEEIYEIKQKNNGFVPLDLIYELNFKQVIQRKNPELFEEIKEMSIEDFISFMMEKRKKIDAFALLKAEYKEAEKSIKRHESVIWKEALSTLSYAINYPAKHFSAEDMIRLKEKVMPLISIIIAYMPQSSARELMALHEAGLIEVKDVDSSSSVVPGKSEGAIYKYSQGEEKYFSMFIDAVGQRPFFYNQIPFEGLKKKETISAAYLRFASNLRGEKEMESDTNVVLKEESGGYLLQLPGINISDFFQPLDVYGVANPRLFIMAVPFIAGVNPDYSGLDFCEAASEKIIQRMMEK comes from the coding sequence TTGAAAAAAATAGCTCTAATAGGTGGTGGCCCTGCTGCACTATTTATGTTTAAACGCTTGGTGCAATCACCGTTGAAAAACATCGAAGTTTCCATTTTTGAGCAACATGAAAAATTAGGAGCAGGAATGCCTTACAGTAGATATGGTTCTTCAAAAGAGCATATTACCAACGTTTCTGATAATGAAATTCCCGAGCTGAAAGCGCCTATAAAAGATTGGCTGAGTCATGCGCCAACCGAAATGCGGATCGATTATTCAATATCTGAGAAAGAATTTAATGAGGACAAGGTTTTGCCTCGACTTTTATTTGGAGAGTACCTTTCGTCTCAGTTCGATTTGTTTTTGGCTGAAGCCAGGAAAAACAAGCTTCCAACTAATGTTTTTTACAATACTCGGGTAACGGATGTAGAAGATGTCCAAACCAAAAAGCAGGTTAAGGTAAGTGTTGAGAGCGGGGAGACTTTCATTTTTGATGAAGTAATAATTTGTACGGGCCACAGCTGGCCGTGTAAGGCGGAAGGGAGTATTACAAATTGGTTTGATTCTCCATATCCCCCTCAAAAGCTTTTCAAAAAAGCAAACTTTCCAATTGCCATAAAAGGGGCTTCGCTTACCGCCATAGATGCGGTACGAACACTTTCTCGTGCTAACGGCTGTTTTACTAAAAATTCAGATGATACCTATAGCTTTAAGCTGAACCCTGAAAGCGCAGGTTTTCATATCACCCTGCATGCTATTGACGGCCTGTTGCCTGCTATGCGATTTCATTTGGAAGACAATCATTTGGAGCCCGCCCATGTTTTGTCTCACGAAGAAATTTATGAGATCAAGCAAAAAAATAATGGGTTTGTTCCACTGGATTTGATTTACGAACTCAATTTCAAGCAGGTTATCCAAAGGAAAAACCCTGAACTGTTTGAAGAAATCAAAGAGATGAGCATTGAGGATTTTATTTCTTTTATGATGGAAAAGAGAAAAAAAATAGATGCATTTGCCCTCTTAAAAGCTGAGTATAAAGAAGCCGAGAAATCCATTAAAAGGCATGAGTCTGTAATTTGGAAGGAGGCACTAAGCACTTTGAGCTATGCGATAAATTATCCCGCTAAGCACTTTTCTGCCGAAGATATGATTCGGCTAAAAGAAAAGGTAATGCCTCTCATTTCTATAATTATTGCTTACATGCCTCAAAGTTCGGCTAGAGAACTAATGGCGCTTCATGAAGCTGGTCTTATTGAAGTTAAGGATGTAGATTCTTCCAGCAGTGTAGTGCCCGGCAAATCGGAAGGTGCCATTTATAAATATAGCCAGGGAGAGGAAAAATATTTTTCAATGTTTATAGATGCGGTAGGGCAGAGGCCCTTTTTCTATAATCAAATTCCGTTTGAAGGACTCAAAAAGAAAGAAACCATCAGTGCAGCTTATTTAAGGTTTGCTTCTAATTTACGTGGTGAAAAGGAAATGGAATCTGATACTAATGTCGTGCTGAAAGAAGAGTCGGGTGGATATTTACTACAGCTGCCGGGTATAAATATAAGCGACTTTTTCCAGCCTCTGGACGTTTATGGCGTTGCAAACCCTCGTTTATTTATAATGGCGGTTCCTTTTATTGCCGGTGTTAATCCTGACTATTCCGGTTTGGATTTTTGTGAGGCGGCATCTGAAAAAATAATTCAGAGAATGATGGAAAAGTAA
- a CDS encoding DUF1428 domain-containing protein, with amino-acid sequence MSNYIDGFMLPIPRKHLHEYKAVAEQVAEIWKEYGALAYFEYVGEDLKLEGTRSFAEVVDLQEDEVVVFGWALFSSKEVRDQANKQVPKDPRMGKLVGPLTDKSKLIFDASRMVYGGFQSLV; translated from the coding sequence ATGAGCAATTACATAGACGGATTTATGCTTCCAATTCCACGAAAGCACCTACACGAATACAAAGCTGTAGCTGAACAAGTAGCTGAGATTTGGAAAGAATATGGCGCTCTTGCCTACTTTGAATATGTAGGAGAAGATTTAAAATTGGAAGGCACACGTTCTTTCGCAGAAGTTGTGGATTTGCAGGAAGATGAAGTGGTGGTATTTGGCTGGGCTTTATTTTCTTCAAAAGAAGTTCGCGACCAAGCCAACAAACAGGTTCCTAAGGATCCACGAATGGGAAAATTGGTGGGTCCATTGACCGATAAGTCAAAGTTGATTTTTGATGCGTCCCGCATGGTTTATGGCGGATTCCAGTCGCTTGTATAG
- a CDS encoding LysE family translocator → MLEVILYAVTLGITLSFAAGPVFFVIIETSISQGKTKALMLDLGAALADVIFILIAFYGSQSLISSLEDNIWVSLIGGLAVIVFGGYYILKSKTPGQFKNRVAVKRKRLFFFKGFLLNFLNVGVLFYWIATTVAIGSLVHHERSKMIMVYALIMLTYLTVDMFKIYFANKFKERFKGRNLQMVEKIIGLILLLFGVYIVIRAFL, encoded by the coding sequence ATGCTCGAAGTAATACTGTATGCCGTAACACTGGGCATCACTTTGAGCTTTGCTGCCGGTCCTGTTTTTTTTGTGATAATAGAGACTAGTATTTCGCAAGGCAAAACCAAGGCACTGATGCTTGACCTGGGTGCCGCTCTAGCAGATGTAATCTTTATTCTTATTGCATTTTATGGCAGTCAATCGCTAATTTCTAGCCTCGAAGATAATATTTGGGTAAGCCTGATTGGAGGGCTTGCCGTTATTGTGTTTGGTGGCTATTATATCCTAAAATCTAAAACCCCGGGTCAGTTTAAAAACCGTGTAGCGGTAAAGCGTAAACGTCTCTTTTTCTTCAAAGGTTTTTTACTGAACTTTTTAAATGTTGGGGTACTCTTTTATTGGATTGCAACCACCGTGGCAATTGGTTCGTTGGTGCATCATGAGCGCAGCAAAATGATCATGGTGTATGCCTTGATAATGCTTACTTACCTTACGGTTGATATGTTCAAAATCTACTTTGCCAATAAGTTTAAAGAGCGTTTTAAAGGCCGAAATCTACAAATGGTAGAAAAGATAATCGGACTTATTTTGTTGCTATTCGGTGTGTATATTGTTATTCGCGCATTTTTGTAA
- a CDS encoding DUF3298 and DUF4163 domain-containing protein — MTLKNYSAAAIIFATSFACQNDPATPEVVKEEAAPAADTLQYEIKTVASNLPCAKDSAKNCVEVKIDELYINGGTNKASASKIEATLRKALSETDNSEGAPRKPQDIIANLEKEYTQISKDMKNYDLSWEYIHNMEVYLNDNNLFGCSIYNYTFTGGAHPNGFKFYYTFAADKGTPIKLTDLILPNKFAEFKALAEKQFRETREIEEGQTFEEAGYWFENDAFALNNNFKYDASGLTIMYNQYEIAPYSEGSITLEFPYLQIKGMVKQEYRF, encoded by the coding sequence ATGACGCTCAAAAACTATTCTGCTGCCGCTATTATTTTTGCGACAAGCTTTGCCTGCCAAAACGACCCCGCTACCCCAGAGGTGGTGAAAGAAGAAGCCGCGCCTGCGGCCGACACCCTTCAGTACGAAATAAAAACCGTAGCCAGCAATTTGCCTTGCGCTAAGGATTCTGCCAAAAACTGTGTGGAAGTAAAGATTGATGAACTTTACATAAACGGTGGAACTAACAAGGCCTCGGCCTCAAAAATAGAAGCCACTTTGCGTAAAGCACTCAGCGAAACCGACAATAGCGAAGGAGCGCCCAGAAAGCCGCAAGACATAATTGCCAACCTGGAAAAAGAGTACACGCAGATTAGCAAGGACATGAAAAACTATGACCTTTCGTGGGAGTACATTCACAATATGGAAGTGTACCTAAACGACAATAACCTGTTTGGCTGCTCTATTTACAACTACACTTTTACGGGTGGTGCGCACCCTAATGGATTTAAGTTTTACTACACCTTTGCCGCTGATAAAGGCACTCCCATAAAGCTTACCGATTTGATTCTCCCCAATAAGTTTGCGGAGTTTAAAGCCTTGGCCGAAAAGCAGTTTAGAGAAACCCGCGAAATAGAAGAAGGGCAAACTTTTGAAGAAGCCGGATATTGGTTTGAAAATGATGCTTTTGCTCTGAATAACAACTTTAAGTATGATGCCTCCGGACTTACCATTATGTACAATCAGTACGAAATTGCCCCCTACTCTGAAGGCAGCATTACGCTGGAGTTTCCTTATTTGCAAATAAAGGGAATGGTGAAGCAAGAGTATCGATTTTAA
- a CDS encoding glycosyltransferase family 92 protein codes for MAATFQKIHYNLLKQWGALRPAQEVKADAPLFVACVFKNEAPFLKEWIDFHLKRGVQKFYLSDNGSTDNFEEVLAPYVKQGLVSISKTPFTQWSIRRQAQEFNRLVQKIKSEQGSDCWVAFIDIDEYLFSVEPRGVRDVLNSFEGKEVAAVQVNWLMFGTSGLKKLDKSKPMIEQLTKRAPMEHDENTNFKPIVYLANTFQFFEGPHLPIQKGSAQFYFSDGSNFAPSRKEGKHSPLRLNHYWYRAEEDYYQEKVAKREAYGDYRKRELEEWHMNRCNEVEDLEILKDEV; via the coding sequence ATGGCCGCCACCTTTCAAAAAATACATTATAACCTACTAAAGCAATGGGGAGCATTGCGGCCTGCACAAGAGGTGAAGGCCGATGCCCCCCTGTTTGTGGCCTGTGTTTTCAAAAATGAGGCGCCATTTCTTAAGGAGTGGATTGATTTTCATTTGAAGCGAGGCGTGCAAAAGTTTTACCTCTCGGATAATGGCAGCACCGACAATTTTGAGGAAGTATTGGCACCTTATGTGAAACAAGGTTTGGTGAGTATTTCTAAAACGCCATTTACCCAATGGAGCATAAGGCGGCAGGCACAGGAGTTTAATCGTCTGGTTCAAAAAATCAAAAGTGAGCAGGGTTCTGATTGTTGGGTGGCTTTTATTGATATTGATGAATATTTGTTTTCGGTGGAGCCCCGAGGGGTGAGGGATGTGTTGAATTCTTTTGAAGGAAAAGAAGTGGCCGCTGTGCAGGTAAACTGGCTGATGTTTGGAACATCAGGTTTGAAGAAGCTGGATAAATCTAAACCAATGATAGAGCAGCTTACCAAGCGGGCGCCAATGGAGCATGATGAAAACACCAACTTTAAGCCCATTGTATATTTGGCAAATACATTTCAGTTTTTTGAAGGGCCACATTTACCTATTCAAAAAGGGAGTGCGCAGTTTTACTTTAGTGACGGAAGCAATTTTGCGCCAAGCAGAAAAGAGGGAAAACATAGCCCATTACGGCTAAACCACTATTGGTACCGAGCGGAGGAAGATTACTATCAGGAAAAAGTAGCCAAGCGCGAAGCTTATGGCGACTATCGTAAAAGGGAATTGGAAGAGTGGCACATGAACCGCTGCAATGAGGTGGAAGATTTGGAGATTTTGAAAGATGAAGTTTAA
- a CDS encoding sulfotransferase family 2 domain-containing protein has protein sequence MKFKIQPDVIAIHVPKTAGSTFHAVLKEAYGFRLKHIQAFEDMHTWNNGLPYKCNKPLVQAVYGHITVHPNWLEYYPQAKLITWVREPVERVISAYYHWQKAGENQSERQKAFLSKQPSLLEFVENKEYQATVNAYETYLGRIEINNYGFVGRTEYFEEDLKKLESYLGKRFSPKTGNKNVNSKKPEIPFAEKEEIKLLLKSEYDLYHELLKAGRHK, from the coding sequence ATGAAGTTTAAGATACAGCCAGATGTTATTGCCATTCATGTCCCTAAAACTGCGGGAAGTACGTTTCATGCGGTTTTAAAGGAAGCTTATGGCTTTCGCCTAAAGCACATTCAGGCTTTTGAAGATATGCACACTTGGAATAACGGGCTGCCTTATAAGTGTAATAAGCCGCTAGTGCAGGCTGTTTATGGACACATCACAGTACACCCCAATTGGTTGGAATATTATCCACAGGCAAAACTGATTACTTGGGTAAGAGAGCCGGTGGAACGCGTTATTTCGGCTTATTATCACTGGCAAAAAGCAGGTGAAAATCAGAGTGAAAGACAAAAGGCTTTTTTGAGCAAACAACCAAGCCTATTGGAGTTTGTGGAAAACAAGGAATATCAAGCCACGGTAAATGCCTATGAAACCTACCTCGGTAGAATTGAAATCAACAATTATGGTTTTGTTGGTCGCACAGAGTATTTTGAAGAAGATTTGAAAAAACTGGAAAGCTATTTAGGTAAGCGTTTTTCGCCAAAAACTGGAAACAAAAATGTGAATTCTAAAAAGCCGGAAATTCCTTTTGCCGAAAAGGAAGAAATCAAATTACTGCTGAAAAGCGAGTACGATTTATATCATGAGCTTTTGAAAGCAGGCAGGCACAAATAA
- a CDS encoding Ntn hydrolase family protein produces the protein MYKLTADGKTMVGCNEDAWRTTSRIWFETAKNESEYGAAFTGSRKVGPNQFAPQSGMNTVGLTFSRLVSYFPKSDQKSDKKNITNEVSYLTEILHTCATVADVKRFIEQYDHSIFIGDVFIYIDSSGNYLVVEPYDLIEGSDQYYVLSNFCPSITTNDKARKLERYRNGEDLLTNHTPNASLDFCTAVSDTMHVCRSRNGDGTLLTSIWDTKEGLVNLYFYHSYDSTVQFDIADELAQGDHIINVASLFPTNPEFERLASFKTPFNTASLRVSLVILAGILTLLAFSFIVFSLRNRKTDSAYKNLIFISGLNVALTFYFFVLATNIGIYYFDAPFKHYSSSLISMSSYMPFLLLIITVPIFTYTIRFVRNAGAKAGIKSLLVANNLIYLLSIIAFAYWGLFNFWN, from the coding sequence ATGTACAAATTAACTGCTGACGGAAAAACAATGGTGGGCTGCAATGAAGATGCCTGGAGAACAACTTCAAGAATTTGGTTTGAAACCGCTAAAAACGAAAGTGAATACGGAGCAGCATTCACGGGTTCTCGAAAAGTTGGGCCAAACCAATTTGCACCACAATCAGGAATGAATACCGTTGGCCTCACGTTTTCTCGGTTAGTCTCTTATTTTCCTAAAAGCGATCAAAAAAGTGACAAAAAGAATATTACGAATGAAGTAAGCTATTTAACTGAAATATTACACACCTGTGCTACAGTAGCAGATGTGAAGCGCTTTATTGAGCAGTATGATCACAGCATATTTATAGGTGATGTGTTCATTTATATTGATAGTTCTGGCAACTATTTGGTGGTGGAGCCTTATGACTTAATTGAAGGGAGTGACCAGTATTATGTGTTATCCAATTTTTGCCCATCCATAACCACCAATGACAAAGCACGAAAATTGGAACGCTACAGAAATGGTGAAGACTTATTAACTAATCATACACCCAATGCTTCCCTGGATTTCTGCACTGCTGTTTCGGACACCATGCATGTGTGCAGAAGTAGAAATGGTGATGGCACATTGCTCACCTCCATTTGGGACACCAAGGAGGGTCTTGTAAACCTGTACTTCTACCATTCTTATGATTCTACTGTACAGTTTGATATTGCTGACGAACTAGCTCAAGGAGATCATATTATAAATGTGGCCAGTTTATTTCCCACAAATCCTGAGTTTGAAAGGTTAGCAAGCTTCAAAACACCTTTTAATACCGCCTCGCTTAGAGTTTCACTCGTGATCCTGGCAGGCATTCTTACACTACTCGCCTTTAGTTTTATAGTTTTTTCTTTAAGAAACCGAAAAACAGATTCAGCTTATAAAAACCTGATTTTCATTTCAGGATTGAACGTGGCGCTAACTTTCTATTTTTTCGTATTAGCCACAAATATTGGGATCTATTACTTTGATGCTCCCTTCAAGCATTACAGTTCCAGCCTTATCAGTATGTCCTCATATATGCCCTTTCTTCTTTTAATCATAACTGTCCCCATTTTCACTTATACCATACGTTTTGTTAGAAATGCGGGCGCAAAAGCTGGGATTAAGAGCCTGCTGGTTGCCAATAATCTTATCTACTTACTTTCTATTATTGCCTTTGCCTATTGGGGTTTATTCAATTTCTGGAATTAA
- a CDS encoding M1 family metallopeptidase, which translates to MKKFLLALLLPSALLAQPGPGYWQQEVKYTMDIDFDVAKHQFSGKQELLYTNNSPDTLNEVFYHLYFNAFQPGSMMDVRSRNIVDPDKRVGDRISKLSKEEIGYHKINMLKQNGQQVNFQVTETVMKVELAEPILPGSTATFSIDFESQVPVQIRRSGRNNKEGIDYTMTQWYPKMAMYDEDGWHPDPYVGREFYADFGTFDVNISIQDNFVLGGTGTLTNSEGIWEAKKEKRGITTHEMVRSKTEKRLWKFHAENVHDFAWAADPDYIYKSTVGPDGLQLNFYYLKDYKETWEQLPEHTVELFTLMNKSFGKYAYPQFSVIQGGDGGMEYPMCTMLKGTGKLEGLVGVTVHEAVHNWYYGMLASNENQYPWMDEGFTSFAEAEVLHTMGFEEAENPHGGAYRGNAYMFAKGIEEPLSTPADYFAVNKAYSISAYSRGEMFVSQMRFIVGEEAFSRGMHRYFNAWKFKHPDPKDFIRIMEKESGMQLDWYLNFWMNTNKTQDYAIKEVKSVDRGVVQVELERIGEMPMPVDITFILNDGTEMVYTIPLVSMFGSKEGMNALKPWPWTSPTYTLHTDIVASSVKEVIIDRKQETADLNRKNDNYETASAE; encoded by the coding sequence ATGAAGAAATTTCTTTTAGCACTTCTTTTACCATCAGCTTTGCTTGCACAGCCGGGACCAGGTTACTGGCAGCAAGAAGTGAAATACACGATGGACATTGATTTTGATGTGGCGAAGCATCAGTTTAGCGGAAAACAAGAGTTGCTATATACCAACAATTCCCCTGATACTTTAAACGAGGTTTTTTACCACTTGTATTTTAATGCTTTTCAGCCGGGGAGTATGATGGATGTTCGTTCGCGAAACATTGTAGATCCTGACAAAAGAGTAGGAGACCGCATAAGCAAGCTCAGCAAAGAAGAAATAGGATATCATAAAATAAACATGCTGAAGCAAAACGGTCAGCAGGTAAACTTTCAGGTAACTGAAACTGTGATGAAAGTGGAGTTGGCCGAACCAATCTTGCCAGGAAGCACGGCAACTTTCAGTATTGATTTTGAAAGTCAGGTACCTGTGCAAATTCGCAGAAGCGGTAGAAATAACAAGGAGGGAATTGATTATACCATGACCCAATGGTACCCAAAAATGGCCATGTATGATGAAGATGGCTGGCATCCTGATCCGTATGTAGGACGCGAGTTTTACGCTGACTTTGGAACCTTTGACGTAAATATTTCTATCCAGGATAATTTTGTGCTTGGCGGTACAGGAACCCTTACCAACAGTGAAGGAATTTGGGAAGCGAAAAAGGAAAAGAGAGGAATTACCACCCATGAAATGGTGCGGTCAAAAACTGAAAAACGCCTTTGGAAGTTTCATGCTGAAAATGTGCACGACTTCGCTTGGGCTGCTGACCCGGACTATATTTATAAAAGCACCGTTGGTCCTGACGGACTTCAATTAAATTTTTACTACTTAAAAGACTACAAGGAAACCTGGGAGCAACTTCCGGAGCATACAGTGGAGCTTTTCACTTTAATGAACAAGAGCTTTGGGAAGTATGCTTATCCACAATTTTCAGTGATACAAGGTGGAGATGGCGGTATGGAATACCCAATGTGTACGATGCTAAAAGGTACAGGAAAGCTTGAAGGATTGGTAGGGGTAACGGTACATGAAGCGGTACACAACTGGTACTATGGAATGCTTGCCAGCAACGAAAACCAGTACCCATGGATGGATGAAGGTTTTACATCCTTTGCGGAAGCTGAGGTATTGCACACAATGGGTTTTGAAGAAGCTGAAAACCCTCATGGTGGTGCTTATCGTGGAAATGCCTACATGTTTGCCAAAGGAATTGAGGAGCCCCTGAGCACGCCTGCTGATTATTTTGCTGTAAACAAAGCGTACAGTATTTCGGCCTATTCGCGTGGTGAAATGTTTGTGAGCCAAATGCGCTTCATAGTGGGAGAGGAAGCCTTTAGCAGAGGCATGCACAGGTACTTTAATGCATGGAAATTTAAGCATCCAGACCCAAAAGACTTTATAAGAATAATGGAAAAGGAAAGCGGAATGCAACTGGACTGGTATCTCAACTTTTGGATGAATACCAACAAAACTCAGGACTATGCGATAAAGGAGGTGAAATCCGTAGATAGGGGTGTAGTGCAAGTAGAGCTAGAGCGAATTGGAGAAATGCCCATGCCGGTGGACATCACGTTTATTTTGAACGATGGAACTGAAATGGTGTATACAATTCCTTTGGTCTCTATGTTTGGAAGCAAAGAAGGAATGAATGCCTTGAAGCCTTGGCCGTGGACATCCCCAACCTACACTTTACATACCGACATTGTGGCTAGCAGCGTGAAAGAAGTGATTATTGATAGAAAGCAAGAAACAGCTGATTTGAACCGTAAGAATGATAATTATGAAACGGCTAGCGCAGAATAA
- a CDS encoding DUF948 domain-containing protein: MKRSSIETIVLVVGVAIIGIALFFMFSDNEDPSKSIFITNLIFSFGFLVYIVYSIMSANSLNKEIRGLNKHLDGLKHEIAKYKKQIADKDAEIQNLQQDLVKKDEALNLQTEKVNMLEKRLSDLESSGADSDI, encoded by the coding sequence ATGAAAAGAAGCAGTATTGAAACCATCGTTCTTGTGGTAGGTGTTGCCATTATCGGAATCGCCTTGTTTTTTATGTTCAGTGATAATGAAGATCCTTCCAAATCAATCTTCATTACCAACCTTATTTTCTCTTTTGGCTTCCTGGTGTACATCGTATACTCCATTATGTCGGCTAATAGCCTTAATAAAGAAATACGAGGACTGAATAAACATTTGGATGGATTGAAACACGAAATTGCCAAATACAAAAAACAGATAGCCGATAAGGATGCTGAAATTCAAAACTTACAACAAGACTTGGTAAAAAAGGATGAAGCCCTAAATTTGCAAACGGAAAAAGTAAACATGCTGGAAAAAAGGCTTTCTGACCTAGAGTCGTCAGGTGCTGATTCAGATATCTAA
- the rhuM gene encoding RhuM family protein: MNSEIEIYQSSDGQTEVQVTFDNDTVWLNQDQLGKLFDRDRTVIGRHIKNIFNEGELDENMVCADFAHTTQHGAIEGKTQTKATKYYNLDVIISVGYRVKSIRGTQFRQWASSRLKDYLILGYSINEKRLEQKNQEIKVLKSGLQILSRALEETAQEEGFQWLAQFTKGLTLLDDYDHERLDSKGLSLETAHYPTRNEYQSLINQMKLEFESDVFGIEKDKSFESAIGQISKGFGERDFYPSIEEKAATLLYLIIKNHAFADGNKRIAAACFLLFLETNNALSNNDGTLIISNEALASITLFAAASKPDEMDVVKNLIVSILNRNK, translated from the coding sequence ATGAATAGCGAAATAGAAATCTATCAAAGTTCTGACGGACAAACTGAGGTTCAAGTAACTTTTGATAATGATACAGTTTGGCTAAATCAGGATCAACTTGGTAAATTGTTTGACCGAGACAGAACGGTTATCGGACGGCATATAAAGAATATTTTCAATGAAGGGGAATTAGATGAAAATATGGTATGTGCAGATTTTGCACACACCACTCAACATGGCGCTATTGAAGGGAAAACTCAGACAAAAGCGACCAAATACTATAATCTTGATGTTATTATTTCAGTTGGCTACAGAGTCAAATCCATACGAGGAACACAATTTCGTCAGTGGGCTAGTAGTCGGCTCAAAGATTATTTGATTCTGGGGTATTCAATCAATGAAAAACGACTAGAGCAAAAGAATCAAGAAATAAAAGTTTTGAAATCTGGGTTACAAATACTCAGCAGAGCTTTAGAAGAAACAGCGCAGGAAGAGGGGTTTCAATGGCTCGCCCAGTTTACAAAGGGACTGACACTTTTGGACGATTATGACCATGAGAGACTCGATAGCAAAGGACTTTCTCTAGAAACCGCACATTACCCTACAAGAAACGAGTATCAGTCTTTAATAAATCAAATGAAACTAGAATTCGAATCAGATGTATTTGGGATTGAAAAGGATAAGAGCTTTGAAAGTGCAATCGGTCAGATTTCAAAAGGATTTGGAGAACGAGATTTTTACCCAAGTATTGAAGAAAAAGCAGCAACTCTTCTATATCTGATAATTAAAAACCATGCATTTGCTGATGGGAACAAGAGAATAGCAGCCGCATGTTTTCTATTATTCCTTGAAACCAACAATGCACTTTCAAATAATGACGGCACGCTGATAATTAGCAATGAAGCATTGGCAAGCATCACTCTCTTCGCAGCCGCCAGCAAACCAGACGAGATGGATGTTGTGAAAAACCTTATTGTAAGTATTTTGAATCGAAACAAGTGA
- a CDS encoding MBL fold metallo-hydrolase, with product MKIHPLHTGNFKLDGGAMFGVVPKSLWQRTNPADENNLCTWAMRSMLIEDNNKLILIDTGIGNKQSEKFFSHYHLHGNDSLDGNLKKLGCSRDDITDVFLTHLHFDHVGGAIEFDSSKDAFRPAFKNAHFWSNERHWKWATEPNAREKASFLKENIIPIQESGQLKFVPVNDDKDGVYNTELGFDVLTVSGHTDAQMCPILKYKDKTIVFMADLLPSTGHIPLPYVMGYDTRPLITLDEKGRFLKEAADKGYYLFLEHDAANELCTVENTEKGVRLKDSHSFADIFGK from the coding sequence ATGAAAATACACCCCCTACATACCGGAAATTTTAAACTTGACGGAGGAGCCATGTTTGGCGTAGTACCAAAATCCCTTTGGCAGCGCACCAACCCGGCAGATGAAAACAATCTTTGCACCTGGGCCATGCGCTCTATGCTTATTGAAGATAACAACAAGTTGATTCTTATAGATACGGGCATTGGCAACAAGCAGAGTGAGAAGTTTTTTAGCCACTACCATTTACATGGAAATGATTCACTGGATGGAAACCTCAAGAAATTAGGCTGCAGCCGCGATGATATTACGGACGTGTTTTTGACACATCTGCATTTTGACCACGTGGGTGGAGCAATTGAGTTTGATTCATCTAAAGATGCTTTTCGCCCGGCTTTTAAAAACGCACATTTTTGGAGTAATGAGCGCCACTGGAAATGGGCCACTGAGCCAAATGCCCGCGAAAAAGCTTCGTTTCTAAAAGAAAATATCATCCCCATACAGGAAAGTGGGCAGCTAAAATTTGTGCCGGTAAATGATGATAAAGACGGGGTTTACAATACTGAATTAGGTTTTGACGTACTTACCGTAAGCGGCCACACCGATGCACAAATGTGCCCGATTTTAAAGTATAAAGACAAGACCATCGTTTTTATGGCCGACCTTCTTCCGTCTACCGGCCACATTCCATTGCCTTATGTGATGGGATATGATACGCGCCCACTTATTACTTTGGATGAAAAAGGACGTTTTCTAAAGGAGGCTGCCGACAAAGGTTACTATCTGTTTTTGGAGCATGATGCCGCCAATGAATTGTGCACAGTAGAAAACACGGAGAAGGGCGTAAGGCTGAAGGATAGCCACAGTTTTGCTGATATTTTTGGCAAATAA